Proteins from one Telopea speciosissima isolate NSW1024214 ecotype Mountain lineage chromosome 1, Tspe_v1, whole genome shotgun sequence genomic window:
- the LOC122648852 gene encoding stearoyl-[acyl-carrier-protein] 9-desaturase 6, chloroplastic-like encodes MNSRNILTQHYSVTTITPATRVVKLRRQSISAVAAPPQPRPAVPGPSKTHSMPPEKVDIFKSLNGWAEENILPLLKPVEQCWQPHDFLPDSSLPLDVFEGQVRELRERSSDLPDDYLVVLVGDMITEEALPTYQSFVNRLDGVNDETGASPDPWATWNRGWTAEENRHGDLLKTYLYLSGRVNMPKIETTIQYLIGGGMDTGTENNPYLGYVYTSFQERATFVSHGNTARLAKEHGDTVLARICGSIAADEKRHENAYVKMVEKLLEIDPSDAMLGISDMMRKKIAMPAYLMYDGQDPNLFDHFAAVAQRTGVYTAGDYADILDFLVGRWKLEKLEGLNSAANEAQDFVCGLAPRFRKLHQRSEERGRKSKPRSVRFSWIFDKEVAF; translated from the exons ATGAACTCCAGGAATATTCTTACACAACATTACAGTGTCACAACCATAACCCCAGCCACCCGCGTCGTCAAACTCCGCCGACAGTCGATTTCCGCTGTAGCGGCACCACCTCAGCCGCGTCCGGCAGTTCCAGGCCCGTCGAAGACACACTCGATGCCACCTGAGAAGGTGGATATCTTCAAGTCTCTTAACGGGTGGGCTGAGGAAAATATACTCCCACTACTAAAACCAGTGGAGCAGTGCTGGCAGCCGCACGATTTCTTACCTGACTCATCCTTGCCGTTGGATGTGTTCGAGGGGCAAGTTCGTGAGCTGCGTGAGAGATCGTCGGATTTGCCCGACGACTATTTGGTAGTTTTGGTGGGTGACATGATCACCGAAGAGGCCCTGCCCACTTACCAGTCTTTCGTCAACCGCCTCGATGGGGTTAATGATGAGACCGGAGCCAGCCCGGATCCTTGGGCCACCTGGAACCGTGGTTGGACCGCCGAAGAGAACCGGCACGGGGATCTCCTCAAGACCTACCTGTATCTGTCCGGACGGGTCAATATGCCCAAGATCGAGACCACCATCCAGTACCTTATCGGCGGTGGCATG GACACTGGAACAGAGAACAACCCATACTTGGGGTACGTGTACACGTCGTTTCAAGAGAGGGCCACATTTGTATCGCATGGCAACACTGCCAGGCTGGCAAAGGAGCACGGTGACACAGTGTTGGCACGCATCTGCGGTAGCATTGCTGCAGACGAGAAGCGGCACGAGAATGCATACGTGAAGATGGTGGAGAAGCTACTGGAGATAGACCCCTCCGACGCCATGTTAGGGATCTCCGATATGATGCGAAAGAAGATCGCCATGCCTGCTTACCTCATGTACGACGGCCAAGATCCCAATCTCTTCGACCACTTCGCCGCCGTCGCACAGAGAACCGGCGTCTATACTGCAGGAGATTATGCAGACATATTGGATTTTCTGGTTGGTCGGtggaagttggagaagctagAGGGTCTCAACAGCGCTGCCAACGAAGCCCAGGATTTCGTGTGTGGGTTGGCTCCCAGGTTCCGAAAGCTGCATCAACGATCGGAAGAGCGGGGACGTAAGTCGAAGCCACGCAGCGTACGGTTCAGTTGGATATTTGACAAGGAGGTTGCCTTCTAG
- the LOC122639001 gene encoding protein TRACHEARY ELEMENT DIFFERENTIATION-RELATED 7A-like has protein sequence MPHPVNRITYPFPYYSPPPSHPMVPPPPHIVPTPPPPPPSPPGHHTIIIIIVFVLLGLFFLAGLLAALYCFFIKNKKKKKKVVETEIINMDEHIKGQEDIVPGPHGTQVKVLSVEEDVHIQEEIKKKEKVGG, from the coding sequence ATGCCTCATCCCGTTAACCGTATTACCTATCCTTTCCCTTATTattcaccaccaccatctcatCCAATGGTTCCACCACCTCCTCATATTGTTCCGAcgccacctccacctccaccatcacCGCCGGGGCACCACACTATCATTATAATAATCGTGTTTGTATTACTTGGTCTCTTCTTCCTTGCCGGCCTCTTAGCTGCTTTGTATTGTTTCTTcataaagaataagaagaagaagaagaaggttgtagaAACTGAGATCATAAATATGGATGAACACATCAAGGGCCAGGAAGACATCGTACCAGGCCCACATGGAACGCAAGTTAAGGTACTATCTGTGGAGGAGGACGTGCATATACAAGAAGAgattaagaagaaagagaaggttgGTGGTTAA
- the LOC122648854 gene encoding protein TRACHEARY ELEMENT DIFFERENTIATION-RELATED 7A-like produces MAPIKRITYAFPYYSPPPPPSPSSPVATPPPPPAPKPPRPSIPPPSPIVKPPPPPPSHPMVPPPPHIVPTPPPPPPGNHTTIIIVVFVSLGSLFFLACLSAALCCFFMKKKKKKKKKKKKMVEETEIINMDEHIKFQEAIVQGPHGTQVKVLSVEEDVHIQEKIKKKEEVGEGSHTHTHVSSGDGEGESIINSRAIEVGPSSHTSNPIQSHLQ; encoded by the coding sequence ATGGCTCCTATTAAGCGTATTACCTATGCTTTCCCTTATTATtcgccacctccaccaccatctccatcatCACCCGTTGCAACACCGCCACCACCTCCGGCACCGAAGCCACCTCGTCCCTcaattcctcctccatctccaatagttaaaccaccaccaccaccaccatctcatCCAATGGTTCCACCACCTCCTCATATTGTTCCAacgccacctccaccacccccGGGGAACCACACTACCATTATAATAGTCGTGTTTGTATCACTTGGTAGTCTTTTCTTCCTTGCTTGCCTCTCAGCAGCTTTGTGTTGTTtcttcatgaagaagaagaagaagaagaagaagaagaagaagaagatggttgaAGAAACTGAGATCATAAATATGGATGAACACATCAAATTCCAGGAAGCCATCGTTCAGGGTCCCCATGGTACGCAAGTTAAGGTACTATCTGTGGAGGAGGACGTGCATATACAAGAAAAgattaagaagaaagaagaggttGGTGAAGGATCCCACACCCATACCCACGTCAGCagtggagatggagaaggagagagcATTATTAATTCTCGAGCAATTGAGGTTGGGCCATCCTCTCACActtccaatccaatccaatcccatCTTCAGTAG
- the LOC122648853 gene encoding stearoyl-[acyl-carrier-protein] 9-desaturase 6, chloroplastic-like gives MPPQKVEIFKSLNEWAEENILPLLKPVEQCWQPHDFLPDSSLPLDVFQGQVRELRERTSELPDDYLVVLVGDMITEEALPTYQSFVNRLDGVNDETGASPDSWATWNRGWTAEENRHGDLLRTYLYLSGRVNMHKIETTIQYLIGGGMDTGTENNPYLGYVYTSFQERATFVSHGNTARLAKEHGDIVLARICGSIAADEKRHENAYVKMVEKLLEIDPSDAMLGISDMMRKKIAMPAYLMYDGQDPNLFDHFATVAQRIGVYTAGDYADILDFLVGRWKLEKLEGLNSAANEAQDFVCRLAPRFRKLHQRAEERGRKTKPRTVRFSWIFDKEVAF, from the exons ATGCCACCTCAGAAGGTGGAGATCTTCAAGTCTCTTAACGAGTGGGCTGAGGAAAATATACTCCCTCTATTAAAACCAGTAGAGCAGTGCTGGCAGCCGCACGATTTCTTACCGGATTCATCCTTGCCCTTGGATGTGTTCCAAGGGCAAGTACGTGAACTACGTGAGAGAACGTCGGAATTGCCCGACGACTACCTGGTGGTTTTGGTGGGTGATATGATCACCGAAGAGGCCCTACCCACGTACCAGTCTTTCGTCAACCGCCTCGATGGGGTTAACGATGAGACCGGAGCCAGCCCAGATTCTTGGGCCACCTGGAACCGTGGTTGGACAGCCGAAGAGAACCGGCACGGGGATCTGCTCAGGACCTACCTGTATCTCTCCGGACGTGTCAATATGCACAAGATCGAGACCACCATCCAGTACCTTATCGGCGGTGGCATG GACACGGGAACGGAGAACAACCCTTACTTGGGATACGTGTACACATCGTTCCAAGAGAGGGCCACGTTTGTATCGCATGGCAACACGGCCCGGCTGGCAAAGGAGCATGGAGACATAGTGTTGGCACGCATCTGCGGAAGCATTGCTGCAGACGAGAAGCGGCACGAGAATGCATACGTGAAGATGGTGGAGAAGCTACTGGAGATAGACCCCTCCGACGCCATGTTAGGGATCTCCGATATGATGCGAAAGAAAATCGCCATGCCTGCTTACCTCATGTACGACGGTCAAGATCCCAATCTCTTTGACCACTTCGCCACCGTCGCACAGAGGATCGGAGTCTATACAGCCGGAGATTATGCAGACATATTGGATTTTCTGGTTGGGCGGTGGAAATTGGAGAAGCTAGAGGGTCTCAACAGCGCTGCCAACGAAGCCCAGGATTTTGTGTGTAGATTGGCTCCCAGGTTCCGAAAGCTGCATCAACGAGCGGAAGAGCGAGGACGTAAAACGAAGCCACGCACCGTGCGCTTCAGTTGGATCTTCGACAAGGAGGTTGCCTTTTAG